Proteins from a genomic interval of Candidatus Edwardsbacteria bacterium RifOxyA12_full_54_48:
- a CDS encoding gliding-motility protein MglA codes for MSLINYSSKEITCKIVYYGPGRCGKTTNLQYIYSKIPDIKRSSMVSLATEKDRTLFFDFLPLELGDIAGYKTRVQLYTVPGQVFYNSTRKLVLQGADGIVFVADSQVDLWQENLESLANLRDNLGILGMDINKVPMVMQYNKRDMPNIVPVAEMDHALNSRKVPHYEAVATTGAGVFDTLKAVSALVLQSLSAKYRR; via the coding sequence ATGTCTTTAATTAACTATTCATCAAAAGAGATCACCTGCAAGATCGTCTATTACGGTCCGGGCCGCTGCGGCAAGACCACCAATCTGCAGTACATCTACAGCAAGATCCCGGATATCAAACGCAGCTCCATGGTCAGCCTGGCCACCGAGAAGGACCGGACGCTGTTCTTCGACTTCCTGCCTCTGGAGCTGGGGGACATTGCCGGGTACAAGACCCGGGTCCAGCTGTACACCGTTCCCGGCCAGGTGTTCTACAACTCCACCCGGAAGCTGGTGCTGCAGGGGGCCGACGGGATAGTATTCGTGGCCGACTCCCAGGTGGATCTGTGGCAGGAGAACCTGGAGAGCCTGGCCAATCTGCGGGACAATCTGGGCATACTGGGAATGGACATCAACAAAGTGCCCATGGTGATGCAATACAACAAAAGGGACATGCCGAACATAGTCCCGGTGGCCGAAATGGACCACGCCCTGAATTCAAGAAAGGTTCCCCATTACGAAGCGGTGGCCACCACCGGAGCCGGGGTGTTCGACACCCTCAAGGCCGTCTCCGCCCTGGTGCTGCAGTCGCTCAGCGCCAAATACCGAAGATAA